Proteins from a single region of Alloscardovia omnicolens:
- a CDS encoding amino acid permease, whose amino-acid sequence MSSRHLTMISLGGVIGTGLFVSSGETIHAAGPLGAIMAYAAGSLLVYCVMLCLGELSVAMPYAGSFHLYAKKFIEPGTAFTVAVLYWLNWAVALASEFTATGMLMKFWFPNSPTWVWSAVFMIAVLALNLMSVRMYGEAEFWFSSIKVVAIVAFIVLGAAAIVGIVPMSSSVTDMKGTPWLSNFYADGWFPTGIVPIFSTLLTVIFAFSGTEVVGVAAGETKDPHKAIPKAIHTTVFRLVLFFIGSIGVMAALIPWHKSGVSTSPFVLVFQSIGIPYAADLMNFVVLTAVLSAANSGLYVCARMVWSLAKEDMISPRLAQTNTRGVPVFAVIISMVGSMACLLSSVYAADSVYLVLVAISGLATLVVWAAIVVCQILFRKQCARDGRSVDELAYKVRAYPLIPVLALVMTVVALILILFDASQRTTVFYMIPFMVLCYAWHYARAWWKKRA is encoded by the coding sequence ATGTCTTCGCGTCATCTCACCATGATTTCCTTGGGGGGCGTGATTGGAACAGGCTTGTTCGTCAGCTCAGGTGAAACTATCCATGCAGCTGGTCCTTTGGGTGCAATCATGGCATATGCTGCTGGATCATTGCTGGTATATTGCGTGATGCTGTGCTTAGGTGAGCTATCTGTTGCTATGCCGTATGCCGGTAGTTTTCACTTGTATGCCAAGAAATTTATTGAACCAGGAACAGCATTTACCGTTGCGGTGCTCTACTGGTTGAACTGGGCAGTGGCGTTAGCATCTGAATTTACTGCTACTGGAATGCTCATGAAATTCTGGTTCCCTAATTCGCCAACGTGGGTGTGGTCAGCTGTTTTTATGATTGCAGTGCTGGCACTTAATCTGATGAGCGTGCGTATGTATGGAGAAGCTGAGTTTTGGTTCTCTAGCATTAAAGTGGTGGCTATTGTTGCCTTTATTGTGTTGGGCGCTGCCGCCATTGTTGGTATTGTACCTATGTCGTCGTCGGTTACCGATATGAAAGGAACACCGTGGTTGAGTAATTTCTATGCCGATGGATGGTTCCCGACTGGCATTGTGCCTATTTTCTCTACTCTACTCACCGTTATTTTTGCTTTCTCTGGCACAGAAGTTGTGGGCGTGGCTGCCGGTGAGACCAAAGATCCGCATAAGGCTATTCCCAAGGCTATTCATACGACTGTGTTCCGTTTAGTTCTGTTCTTTATTGGATCTATTGGCGTTATGGCGGCGCTTATCCCGTGGCATAAATCGGGTGTGAGCACATCTCCATTTGTGCTTGTTTTCCAATCTATCGGAATTCCTTATGCAGCCGATCTGATGAACTTTGTGGTGCTAACGGCTGTGTTGTCTGCAGCTAATTCAGGACTGTATGTGTGCGCACGCATGGTATGGTCGCTGGCTAAGGAAGATATGATTTCTCCTCGTTTGGCGCAAACAAATACGCGTGGTGTGCCTGTTTTTGCAGTAATCATTTCCATGGTGGGTAGCATGGCATGTCTGCTCAGCTCGGTCTATGCTGCGGATTCGGTGTATTTAGTGTTGGTTGCAATTTCTGGTTTGGCAACGCTGGTGGTGTGGGCCGCCATTGTTGTGTGTCAAATACTGTTCCGCAAGCAATGTGCACGCGATGGTAGAAGTGTAGATGAATTGGCGTATAAGGTTCGTGCGTATCCTCTTATTCCTGTGCTTGCATTGGTTATGACTGTGGTTGCTTTAATACTCATTCTTTTCGATGCTTCGCAGCGCACAACTGTTTTCTATATGATTCCATTTATGGTGCTGTGTTATGCGTGGCATTATGCACGTGCATGGTGGAAGAAGCGCGCGTGA
- a CDS encoding exo-alpha-(1->6)-L-arabinopyranosidase has translation MVNVQDLTLEEKASLTSGGDAWHFQAIERVDVPGYMLTDGPHGLRKENSEVAALDMKNTVPATCFPPAAGMSSSWNPDLVREVGVAMGEECVQEDVAVILGSGVNIKRNPLGGRSFEYWSEDPYLAGHEAVGIVEGVQSQGVGTSLKHFAANNQETDRLRINARISERALREIYLPAFEHIVKTAQPWTIMCAYNQLNGVFGSENHWLLTKVLREEWGFEGIVMSDWGAVHDRVASLNAGLNLEMPPSYTDDEIVVAVRDGRLDEQQLDAMAQGMLDLVDKARAAMEREGFVFDKEAHHDLARRAAQESIVLLKNEGGMLPLASDTKVAVIGEFARTPRYQGGGSSHINPTKMTSFLDALEERGASYSFVPGFTLDAAEQDPQLTAQAVEAARQADVALVYMGLPEAEESEGFDRTHLNLPAKQIEILSRVAAVNPRTVVALSNGSAVQMNPWQDDAAAILETWLLGQAGGSAVADILFGDANPSGKLAQSFPLELTDDPSMVNWPGGDRVVDYGEGVFVGYRYYDSFNVNVAYPFGFGLSYSNFEINNVSVDVTGATSARVTATVKNTSDIDGAEVVQVYVNPAEQSPVQRPVHELKGFKKVFVAAGQSVDVEIELDDRAFAYWSEHDGDWRVVPGTYGVEVATSSRDIVSRETVELAGDDFYSTLNEWSNFGEFKKDPFGSKAVELMLEKGKTGELPAIPEDNLGVQLFLETMPINSMPVLFGKEGRRLTQFLLDEYAAQRAKA, from the coding sequence ATGGTGAATGTACAAGATTTAACTCTTGAAGAAAAAGCATCCTTGACATCGGGTGGAGATGCGTGGCATTTCCAAGCGATTGAACGTGTAGATGTTCCAGGCTATATGCTCACGGACGGACCTCATGGTTTGCGTAAGGAAAATTCTGAAGTAGCTGCGTTAGATATGAAAAATACTGTGCCAGCTACGTGTTTCCCACCAGCAGCAGGAATGTCTAGCTCATGGAACCCGGATCTGGTACGTGAAGTTGGCGTGGCAATGGGTGAAGAATGCGTGCAGGAAGATGTGGCAGTAATTCTCGGTTCAGGTGTCAATATTAAGCGCAATCCTTTGGGCGGACGTTCCTTTGAATATTGGTCTGAAGATCCATATTTGGCTGGACATGAAGCTGTGGGCATTGTTGAAGGTGTGCAATCTCAAGGAGTGGGAACCTCACTCAAGCATTTTGCTGCCAATAATCAGGAAACTGATCGTTTGCGCATTAATGCACGTATTTCTGAGCGTGCTTTGCGAGAAATCTATTTGCCTGCTTTCGAACATATTGTTAAGACTGCTCAGCCATGGACCATTATGTGCGCATACAATCAGCTCAATGGCGTTTTCGGTTCGGAAAATCATTGGCTTCTCACCAAGGTTTTGCGTGAAGAGTGGGGCTTTGAAGGCATTGTTATGAGTGACTGGGGTGCTGTGCATGATCGTGTGGCATCGTTGAATGCTGGTTTGAACTTGGAAATGCCTCCAAGCTATACCGATGATGAAATCGTAGTTGCTGTGCGCGATGGTCGCTTAGATGAGCAGCAGCTTGATGCGATGGCTCAAGGAATGCTTGACTTGGTAGACAAGGCTCGTGCAGCAATGGAACGTGAAGGCTTCGTTTTCGATAAAGAAGCTCATCATGATTTAGCTCGCCGTGCAGCTCAAGAATCAATTGTCTTGCTCAAAAATGAGGGTGGTATGCTGCCACTGGCAAGCGATACCAAAGTTGCAGTTATTGGTGAATTTGCTCGCACGCCACGTTATCAGGGTGGTGGTTCATCGCACATTAACCCAACCAAGATGACATCATTCTTAGATGCATTGGAAGAGCGCGGTGCATCGTACAGCTTTGTGCCAGGCTTTACTCTCGATGCAGCTGAACAAGATCCGCAATTGACTGCTCAAGCCGTTGAAGCAGCTCGTCAAGCGGATGTGGCTCTAGTTTATATGGGACTGCCAGAGGCAGAAGAATCTGAAGGATTCGACCGCACGCATTTGAATCTGCCTGCTAAGCAGATTGAGATTCTGTCCCGCGTGGCTGCTGTGAATCCTCGTACTGTTGTGGCTCTATCTAATGGTTCGGCTGTGCAAATGAATCCATGGCAAGATGATGCTGCTGCCATTCTTGAAACATGGTTGCTAGGTCAGGCTGGGGGAAGTGCTGTTGCTGATATTCTCTTCGGTGATGCAAATCCATCAGGTAAGCTTGCACAATCCTTCCCATTAGAACTCACAGATGATCCATCTATGGTTAATTGGCCTGGTGGAGATCGTGTAGTGGACTATGGTGAAGGCGTTTTTGTGGGCTACCGCTACTACGACAGCTTTAATGTGAATGTGGCATACCCATTTGGCTTCGGCTTGAGCTACTCGAACTTTGAGATCAATAATGTGTCCGTTGATGTTACCGGAGCAACTTCTGCGCGTGTCACAGCTACCGTGAAAAACACCTCTGATATTGATGGTGCTGAAGTAGTGCAAGTGTATGTGAACCCAGCTGAGCAGTCGCCAGTGCAGCGTCCAGTTCATGAGCTGAAAGGCTTTAAGAAAGTGTTCGTAGCTGCAGGTCAATCTGTTGATGTTGAGATTGAACTTGATGATCGTGCTTTTGCTTATTGGTCTGAGCATGATGGTGATTGGCGCGTAGTACCAGGCACCTATGGAGTCGAAGTGGCAACATCTTCGCGCGATATTGTTTCACGTGAAACGGTGGAACTGGCTGGAGATGATTTCTACTCAACGCTCAATGAGTGGTCTAACTTTGGTGAGTTTAAGAAAGATCCTTTTGGCTCTAAGGCTGTGGAACTCATGCTTGAAAAGGGGAAGACGGGTGAGCTGCCTGCCATTCCTGAAGATAATTTGGGCGTGCAGTTATTCCTTGAAACCATGCCGATTAATTCCATGCCTGTGCTTTTTGGTAAGGAAGGGCGTCGACTCACACAGTTCTTGCTCGATGAGTATGCGGCACAGCGTGCGAAAGCCTAG
- a CDS encoding EcsC family protein, which translates to MDDDNKQNDTSQCEDFDKNILDSRELKEIDWLTNKYKDLTAPTFIDNAAKAIAPMVPKPVKNALGNAGNTIQQQEFYVEAMKIIAKGFSAIEAQATKVTMSEKEILRKANLYHQGEELKSLDELCFARSYELSRIVNDQNTVNLAAAFTQGGGTGLLGFAGLVPNIVLSTFCYQRAVQSIAMCYGYDVKNDPDELVIAGEIFSSALSPSSANAEGIATVVGKIMMVAEAEIVKQTAKKGWGAMAAKNSITLLLTQMRALANKSAKKALEKAGRQGLENSIFRSILEKMGGKLTQKGIQRAIPVIAAGIGAAFDTYEMQKVLDFAHTFYRKRFLLEKAERQLFILEKRNNPQN; encoded by the coding sequence ATGGATGATGACAATAAGCAAAACGACACGTCACAGTGCGAAGATTTTGATAAGAATATCCTTGATTCGCGAGAGCTAAAGGAAATAGATTGGCTCACAAATAAATATAAGGATTTAACTGCGCCTACGTTCATTGATAATGCCGCTAAAGCTATTGCACCTATGGTGCCGAAGCCAGTAAAAAATGCTCTTGGTAATGCAGGAAATACTATACAACAACAAGAATTCTATGTTGAAGCGATGAAAATCATAGCGAAGGGGTTTAGTGCTATTGAGGCTCAAGCCACTAAAGTAACTATGAGTGAAAAGGAAATTTTACGGAAAGCAAATCTGTATCATCAAGGAGAGGAACTAAAATCCTTAGATGAGTTATGTTTTGCGCGTAGTTATGAGCTTTCCCGAATAGTTAACGATCAAAATACTGTTAATCTAGCGGCTGCGTTTACACAGGGTGGAGGCACTGGTTTACTCGGATTTGCGGGATTAGTACCTAACATAGTGTTAAGTACATTCTGCTATCAACGAGCAGTTCAATCCATTGCTATGTGCTACGGATACGATGTTAAAAACGATCCTGATGAGCTGGTGATAGCCGGCGAGATTTTTAGTAGTGCACTTAGTCCAAGTTCCGCAAACGCTGAAGGCATCGCTACCGTTGTAGGAAAGATAATGATGGTTGCCGAGGCGGAAATAGTCAAGCAGACAGCCAAAAAAGGTTGGGGTGCTATGGCTGCAAAAAATTCTATAACACTACTTCTTACTCAAATGAGGGCATTGGCGAATAAATCAGCAAAGAAAGCTCTTGAAAAAGCTGGTAGGCAGGGCTTAGAAAACTCCATTTTTAGAAGTATTTTAGAAAAAATGGGTGGAAAATTAACCCAAAAGGGAATTCAACGAGCAATTCCTGTTATTGCAGCAGGTATCGGTGCTGCATTCGATACATATGAGATGCAAAAAGTACTTGATTTTGCTCATACTTTTTATCGCAAGAGGTTTCTTTTGGAAAAAGCAGAACGTCAGTTGTTTATATTAGAAAAAAGAAACAATCCCCAAAACTAG
- a CDS encoding DUF1294 domain-containing protein gives MSVLSAYLIGINALGFLVALIACKRATEESHAVSDVLLSVMSILGGTVGIALALLAFYRKAEKATMMPRVCVACMIVIQAVVVLVMRGHIAQHITLNFFEFVSGKPILLIYLILVDLLTIIAFAVDKHAALKSNRRVKIVTLLVLAYCGGTVGALLGMYLFRHKTNKNYFYLGIPLMLIMQVIVLWYAMNWAW, from the coding sequence GTGAGTGTGTTGTCTGCTTACCTGATTGGTATTAATGCGTTAGGCTTTTTAGTTGCTCTGATTGCGTGCAAGCGAGCAACAGAAGAATCACATGCTGTTTCTGATGTGCTGCTTAGCGTTATGAGCATTCTGGGTGGTACGGTTGGCATTGCTCTTGCGTTGCTTGCGTTTTATAGAAAAGCCGAGAAAGCAACTATGATGCCCCGTGTATGCGTAGCGTGCATGATAGTTATACAAGCAGTAGTTGTGCTGGTTATGCGAGGGCATATTGCGCAGCATATTACTCTGAATTTTTTCGAGTTTGTGAGTGGCAAACCGATTCTGTTGATTTATTTGATCTTGGTTGATCTCCTTACGATCATCGCTTTTGCGGTTGATAAACACGCTGCTCTTAAGAGCAACAGGCGCGTTAAAATCGTGACTTTGCTCGTTCTAGCCTATTGTGGTGGAACAGTAGGTGCTTTGCTGGGTATGTACCTTTTCAGGCATAAAACGAATAAGAACTATTTCTATCTTGGCATTCCCTTAATGCTGATAATGCAGGTAATAGTGCTGTGGTATGCCATGAATTGGGCGTGGTGA